A window from Flavobacterium sp. 83 encodes these proteins:
- the secG gene encoding preprotein translocase subunit SecG, whose protein sequence is MSTFSIFLVLITIVCFLLIVVIMVQNPKGGGLSSTIGGSQMLGGVQKTTDFLDKSTWTLATILIVLILLSSLSFTGALSDNDSKIIEQTGTAAPATATPASPVQNTPAETTPAK, encoded by the coding sequence ATGAGCACATTTTCAATTTTTTTAGTTTTAATAACAATAGTTTGTTTCCTATTAATCGTAGTAATAATGGTTCAAAACCCTAAAGGCGGTGGATTGTCATCTACTATAGGTGGTTCTCAAATGTTAGGTGGAGTACAAAAAACAACTGACTTTTTAGACAAAAGCACTTGGACACTTGCTACTATTTTAATTGTACTTATACTTCTTTCAAGCTTAAGCTTTACTGGAGCATTAAGCGACAATGATTCTAAAATTATTGAACAAACAGGAACTGCTGCACCTGCTACTGCTACTCCAGCATCTCCAGTACAAAATACACCAGCTGAAACAACTCCAGCAAAATAA
- a CDS encoding tetratricopeptide repeat protein produces MNITDYTYLINRPDAINEKQTEALGNVLDEFSYFQSARALRLKGLYNQNSFKYNFALKVTAAHTTDRTVLFDFITSETFTAIQKGLYDKKALELLDITVVDSEILIQKEKSESKINPLEQSILTSIKEALPLESNKNSKNTEEKLAIGSPLDFSVSEKHSFQEWLQLSRTQPIVRETESVNTSKALPIEDDDKKKKAALIDKFIETSPKISPVKHGVASTVTFDLNKDDNSYLMTETLARVYLEQKKYQKAIQAYEILILKYPEKSSFFADRISDIKILQQNNNN; encoded by the coding sequence ATGAATATAACCGATTATACTTATTTAATAAACAGACCCGATGCTATCAATGAGAAGCAAACCGAAGCGTTGGGAAATGTATTGGATGAATTTTCGTATTTTCAAAGTGCCAGAGCTTTACGTTTGAAAGGTCTTTACAACCAAAATAGTTTTAAGTATAATTTTGCTTTAAAAGTTACTGCCGCGCATACCACTGACAGAACTGTATTATTCGATTTTATTACTTCAGAAACTTTTACAGCTATTCAAAAAGGATTATATGATAAAAAAGCACTCGAACTTCTTGATATTACAGTAGTCGATAGTGAAATACTAATTCAGAAAGAAAAGTCCGAGTCCAAAATAAATCCTCTGGAGCAATCGATTCTTACCTCTATAAAGGAAGCTCTACCTTTAGAATCTAATAAAAATTCAAAAAACACAGAAGAAAAACTGGCGATTGGTTCTCCTTTGGATTTTTCAGTGAGTGAAAAACATTCTTTCCAAGAATGGCTTCAATTATCCAGAACGCAGCCTATTGTTAGAGAAACGGAAAGTGTGAATACTTCTAAAGCGTTACCAATAGAAGATGACGACAAAAAGAAAAAAGCGGCGTTAATCGATAAATTTATAGAAACAAGCCCGAAGATTTCTCCTGTAAAACATGGAGTTGCTTCGACAGTTACTTTTGACCTTAATAAAGATGACAATTCCTATTTGATGACGGAGACTTTAGCACGGGTTTATTTGGAACAAAAAAAATATCAAAAAGCGATTCAAGCTTATGAAATATTAATTTTGAAATATCCAGAAAAAAGTAGTTTCTTTGCAGACCGCATATCGGATATTAAGATTTTACAACAAAATAACAATAATTAA
- a CDS encoding sigma-54-dependent Fis family transcriptional regulator, with protein sequence MESVQAIKQRFEIIGNDPKLNRAIEKAIQVAPTDISVLVTGESGVGKENIPRIIHSLSHRKHGKYIAVNCGAIPEGTIDSELFGHEKGAFTGATNTREGYFEVADGGTIFLDEVGELPLTTQVRLLRVLENGEFIKVGSSQVQKTDVRIVAATNVNLFDAIEKGKFREDLYYRLSTVDINLPPLRERKEDIHLLFRKFASDFAHKYKMPPLKLDESAVAILQKFRWSGNIRQLRNVAEQISVLETNREISAVTLQSYLPAEGTNLPSVIKDKKGDSDFNTEREILYKVLFDMKSDLHDLKKLTLELMQSGSSKVQETNQNLIKKIYGSQENDSEIDFEEEPRTALIATQNKEESYQENDDSYLFAETIEEEEEILRLEQKEIEMIKKSLEKNKGKRKAAADELGISERTLYRKIKQFDL encoded by the coding sequence ATGGAATCAGTTCAAGCTATAAAACAACGATTTGAGATTATTGGTAACGACCCAAAGCTTAATCGTGCCATAGAAAAAGCCATTCAGGTTGCTCCTACTGATATTTCAGTATTAGTAACCGGAGAAAGTGGTGTTGGAAAAGAAAACATCCCCAGAATCATTCATTCACTTTCACATAGAAAACATGGAAAATACATTGCCGTAAACTGCGGAGCAATTCCTGAAGGAACGATTGACAGTGAGCTTTTTGGACATGAAAAAGGTGCTTTTACAGGTGCAACTAATACACGAGAAGGGTATTTTGAAGTGGCTGACGGCGGAACTATTTTTCTGGATGAAGTGGGTGAATTGCCTTTGACTACTCAAGTGCGGTTACTTCGTGTTTTGGAAAATGGTGAATTCATAAAAGTAGGTTCTTCTCAAGTACAAAAAACAGATGTACGGATTGTTGCAGCTACTAATGTGAATTTATTTGATGCTATCGAAAAAGGGAAATTCCGTGAAGATTTGTATTATCGTTTGAGCACAGTAGACATTAATCTGCCGCCTTTACGAGAACGAAAAGAAGATATTCATTTATTATTCAGAAAATTTGCTTCTGATTTTGCTCATAAATACAAAATGCCTCCTTTAAAATTAGACGAAAGTGCTGTAGCTATTTTGCAAAAATTTCGCTGGAGTGGTAATATCCGTCAATTGAGAAACGTTGCTGAACAAATTTCAGTTTTGGAAACCAATCGCGAGATTTCGGCTGTAACATTACAATCTTATTTACCGGCTGAAGGCACTAATTTGCCTTCAGTAATTAAAGACAAGAAAGGTGACAGCGATTTTAACACCGAAAGAGAGATTTTATACAAAGTACTTTTTGATATGAAAAGTGATTTGCATGACTTAAAAAAACTCACTTTGGAACTTATGCAAAGTGGAAGTTCTAAAGTGCAAGAAACCAATCAAAATTTGATTAAAAAAATCTATGGGTCCCAAGAAAATGACAGCGAAATAGATTTTGAAGAAGAACCAAGAACAGCATTGATTGCTACTCAAAATAAAGAAGAAAGTTATCAAGAGAATGATGATAGTTACTTATTTGCTGAAACTATAGAAGAGGAAGAGGAAATCTTGAGATTAGAGCAAAAAGAAATTGAAATGATAAAAAAATCATTGGAAAAAAACAAAGGAAAACGAAAAGCAGCCGCAGATGAATTAGGGATTTCCGAAAGAACTTTGTATCGAAAAATCAAACAATTTGATTTGTAA
- a CDS encoding GxxExxY protein — translation MAKIRHFMEGYREQETYKVIGICMEVHRILGPGLLEIVYKDALEVEFKLNNIPYEREKEFSIDYKGEILRSKFNADFIVCEDIVLEIKAVKEFCNEHIAQILNYLKLADSEIGLLVNFQNKSLQYKRYAL, via the coding sequence GTGGCAAAAATAAGACATTTTATGGAAGGATACAGAGAACAGGAAACTTATAAAGTTATAGGGATTTGTATGGAAGTACATAGAATTCTTGGTCCAGGACTATTAGAAATTGTTTACAAAGACGCTTTAGAAGTAGAATTTAAACTAAATAATATTCCTTACGAAAGAGAAAAAGAATTTTCGATTGACTATAAAGGTGAGATTTTGCGTAGTAAATTTAATGCTGATTTTATTGTATGTGAAGATATTGTATTAGAAATAAAAGCTGTAAAAGAATTTTGTAACGAACATATTGCACAAATTTTAAATTATTTAAAATTAGCTGATTCAGAAATTGGATTATTAGTTAATTTTCAAAATAAATCATTACAATATAAAAGATATGCTTTATAA
- a CDS encoding LptE family protein translates to MKHLKYIIILLIAVTFNSCSVYNFTGTGKIDAKTFQVNFFQNNADLIEPGIDRTFTLALQDIIQNQTNLNLVKSGADLTYEGEIVDYRISPMTATADQKAAQNRLKIRVNVRFTNKNKEIDNFEKTFEFYYDYPATQQLVGSTLNSALKDIFERITQDIFNESLAKW, encoded by the coding sequence ATGAAACATCTAAAATATATTATTATTTTGTTGATCGCAGTGACTTTTAATAGCTGCTCTGTTTATAACTTTACTGGAACAGGAAAAATTGATGCAAAAACCTTTCAGGTAAATTTTTTCCAAAATAATGCTGATTTGATTGAACCTGGTATCGACAGAACCTTTACGCTGGCATTACAAGACATCATTCAAAATCAAACTAACTTAAATTTAGTAAAAAGTGGTGCTGATTTAACTTATGAGGGAGAGATTGTAGATTATAGAATAAGCCCAATGACCGCAACTGCCGATCAGAAAGCGGCACAAAATAGATTAAAGATAAGAGTAAATGTAAGATTTACCAATAAAAATAAAGAAATCGATAATTTTGAAAAAACATTTGAGTTTTATTACGATTACCCAGCAACACAACAACTTGTAGGGTCAACTTTAAATAGTGCTTTGAAAGATATCTTCGAAAGAATAACACAAGATATTTTTAATGAATCTCTTGCTAAATGGTAA
- the gldK gene encoding gliding motility lipoprotein GldK, whose amino-acid sequence MKKFIAFTAILTLLISCGKSSDKGELVGINGGKWHPEKPYGMTLVPGGAYTMGKSDDDLADVEDAPTKTVTVRSFYMDETEITNSEYRQFVEWVKDSTMRVRLAILADESGQKAGDGKGKGKNSGSIGDFAFNDSDPEKMTAYDKYMYDNYYSVGTADDPYAGRKLNKKVKLIKDTKLYPDEYYTEVMDSMYLPIEASYNGLRTIDVNKLKFRYSWMDIQAAAKAKVGKRKDFIKTEEVSVYPDTTVWIKDFAYSYNEPMHNDYFWHQAYSEYPVVGVKWTQAKAFCAWRTLNKNTYIKSKKKGRDLTNNFRLPTEAEWEYAARGGLESGTYPWGGPYTKNDRGCFLANFKPNRGDYAADQSLYTVEAKSYEPNGYNLYNMAGNVSEWTDSSYDPNAYEYVSSMNPNVLDASNKRKVVRGGSWKDVAYFLQVSTRDYEYADSARSYIGFRTVQDYMGIQTTGKNKRGK is encoded by the coding sequence ATGAAGAAGTTCATTGCATTTACGGCAATTTTGACACTATTAATTAGCTGTGGTAAATCAAGCGACAAAGGAGAATTAGTAGGTATCAATGGTGGAAAATGGCATCCTGAGAAGCCTTATGGGATGACTTTAGTTCCTGGAGGTGCTTATACTATGGGTAAATCAGATGATGATTTAGCTGATGTTGAAGATGCACCTACAAAAACGGTAACTGTTCGTTCTTTCTACATGGATGAAACTGAAATTACAAATAGTGAGTACCGTCAATTTGTAGAATGGGTAAAAGATTCTACAATGAGAGTTCGATTGGCAATTCTTGCTGATGAAAGTGGCCAGAAAGCAGGTGATGGAAAAGGAAAAGGTAAAAATTCCGGTAGTATTGGAGATTTTGCTTTTAATGATTCTGATCCTGAAAAGATGACCGCTTATGATAAATATATGTATGATAACTATTATAGTGTAGGTACTGCAGATGACCCTTATGCTGGTAGAAAATTGAATAAAAAAGTAAAATTAATCAAAGATACTAAGCTGTATCCTGACGAATATTATACTGAGGTTATGGACTCTATGTATTTGCCAATAGAAGCTTCTTACAATGGATTGCGTACAATAGATGTAAATAAATTAAAATTCCGTTATTCTTGGATGGATATTCAGGCTGCAGCCAAAGCTAAAGTTGGCAAAAGAAAAGATTTCATTAAAACTGAAGAAGTAAGTGTATATCCTGATACAACTGTTTGGATTAAAGATTTTGCTTATTCCTATAATGAACCAATGCATAATGATTATTTTTGGCATCAAGCCTACAGCGAATATCCAGTTGTTGGAGTTAAGTGGACTCAAGCTAAAGCTTTTTGTGCATGGAGAACTTTAAATAAAAATACATATATTAAATCTAAAAAGAAAGGTCGTGATTTGACTAATAATTTTAGATTACCTACTGAGGCTGAATGGGAATATGCAGCAAGAGGAGGATTGGAATCGGGTACTTATCCTTGGGGAGGTCCTTATACTAAAAATGATAGAGGTTGTTTTCTTGCGAATTTTAAACCGAATAGAGGGGATTATGCTGCAGATCAATCATTGTATACTGTAGAGGCAAAGTCCTATGAACCAAACGGATATAATTTGTATAATATGGCAGGGAACGTTTCTGAGTGGACTGATTCTTCTTATGATCCAAATGCATACGAATATGTTTCTTCAATGAATCCAAATGTTCTGGATGCTTCAAATAAACGTAAAGTAGTTCGTGGAGGTTCATGGAAAGATGTTGCTTATTTTTTACAAGTGAGCACAAGAGATTATGAATATGCTGATTCAGCAAGAAGCTATATTGGTTTTAGAACTGTTCAGGATTACATGGGAATTCAAACTACTGGAAAAAATAAAAGAGGCAAATAA
- the topA gene encoding type I DNA topoisomerase: MAKNLVIVESPAKAKTIEKFLGSDFQVESSYGHIADLPSKEIGVDVENGFKPKYEVSADKKALVTKLKGLAKKAEMVWLASDEDREGEAISWHLAEELKLDKTKTKRIVFHEITKTAILKAIDNPREIDYNLVNAQQARRVLDRLVGYELSPVLWRKIKGGLSAGRVQSVSVRLIVEREREIQNFKAIATYSIVAEFTNEAGKTFKAKLPKNFNTKKEAEDFLNKNIGSTYKVADLETKPTKKSPTGPFTTSTLQQEAARKLYLPVGITMQLAQRLYEAGLITYMRTDSVNLSKDAMEAAQAEIIKSYGKEFSKPRTFVNKSKGAQEAHEAIRPTDMSRHTVDIDRDQARLYDLIWKRTLASQMSDAQLERTNVKIEANNHGDIFTASGEVLLFEGFLKVYLEGHDDDDEEQEGMLPAMKVNEKLQNNYITATERYSRAAARYTEASLVKKLEELGIGRPSTYAPTISTIINRNYVEKGNLDGQERNYTQLTLQSGKVGEKLLKENTGSDKGKLVPTDIGTIVTDFLVKNFGNILDYNFTAKVEQDFDEIAEGNIVWTKMMQEFYDKFHPTVKDVEANADRESGERILGTDPKTGKPVSVRLGKFGPMAQIGAADDEEKKFASLMSDQNIGNITLEETLNLFLLPKNLGEYKGEEVEVSNGRFGPYIRHGAAFVSLPKGENPLDVDFARAQELIDEKALADAPIAVYKGEGVQKGVGRFGPFIKWDGLFINVSKKYNFDNLSQADIEALIEDKLQKNIDKVLHNWEDEGILVEKARWGRSVITKGKIKIELSKDVDATKLTLAEVQEMIAKKTPAKKVAAKKAPTKKPAVKKAVVKKK, from the coding sequence ATGGCAAAGAATTTAGTTATAGTTGAGTCCCCTGCAAAGGCAAAAACAATTGAAAAATTTCTGGGAAGTGATTTTCAAGTGGAGTCAAGTTATGGGCATATTGCCGACTTGCCTTCCAAAGAAATTGGGGTAGATGTAGAAAATGGTTTTAAACCAAAATATGAAGTTTCTGCTGATAAAAAAGCGTTGGTCACTAAATTAAAAGGATTAGCAAAAAAAGCCGAAATGGTTTGGTTAGCAAGTGATGAGGATCGCGAGGGTGAGGCTATTTCTTGGCATTTAGCCGAAGAATTAAAATTAGATAAAACCAAAACTAAGCGAATTGTTTTTCACGAAATCACTAAAACTGCGATTCTAAAAGCGATTGATAATCCAAGAGAAATCGATTATAATTTAGTTAATGCGCAACAAGCCCGTCGTGTTTTAGATAGATTAGTTGGTTATGAATTATCGCCTGTACTTTGGAGAAAAATAAAAGGAGGACTTTCTGCCGGACGTGTACAATCGGTTTCCGTTCGCTTGATTGTCGAACGCGAACGTGAAATTCAAAACTTCAAAGCTATTGCAACATATTCTATTGTAGCAGAATTCACCAACGAAGCAGGAAAAACATTTAAAGCGAAACTGCCTAAAAATTTCAATACTAAAAAAGAAGCCGAAGATTTTTTAAATAAAAATATAGGTTCTACATATAAGGTAGCCGATTTAGAAACTAAGCCTACCAAAAAATCACCAACTGGTCCATTTACAACTTCGACTTTGCAACAAGAAGCGGCTCGTAAATTGTATCTGCCTGTTGGAATTACCATGCAACTCGCACAACGTTTATATGAAGCCGGACTTATTACTTACATGAGAACGGATAGTGTGAACTTATCAAAAGATGCAATGGAAGCTGCTCAGGCAGAAATTATCAAATCCTACGGAAAAGAATTCTCTAAACCTCGAACTTTTGTCAATAAAAGCAAAGGCGCACAAGAAGCACACGAAGCAATTCGTCCTACGGATATGTCGCGTCATACAGTAGACATCGATAGAGATCAAGCCCGTTTGTATGATTTAATCTGGAAAAGAACCTTGGCTTCGCAAATGAGTGACGCACAATTGGAACGTACTAACGTGAAAATTGAAGCGAACAATCATGGTGATATTTTCACGGCATCCGGTGAAGTTTTACTTTTTGAAGGCTTCCTAAAAGTGTATCTTGAAGGTCATGATGATGATGATGAGGAACAAGAAGGCATGTTGCCAGCGATGAAAGTCAACGAAAAATTGCAAAACAATTATATTACAGCTACCGAAAGATATTCTCGTGCTGCTGCAAGATATACTGAAGCTTCCTTGGTAAAAAAATTAGAAGAATTAGGAATAGGCCGTCCTTCTACTTATGCGCCAACGATTTCTACGATTATAAACAGAAATTATGTGGAGAAAGGAAATCTTGACGGTCAGGAACGTAATTATACGCAGTTGACTTTGCAATCTGGAAAAGTAGGAGAGAAGTTGCTGAAAGAAAATACAGGTTCAGATAAAGGAAAATTAGTCCCTACGGATATCGGAACGATTGTTACGGATTTCTTGGTTAAGAATTTCGGAAATATTCTCGATTATAATTTCACTGCAAAAGTAGAGCAGGATTTTGATGAGATTGCAGAAGGAAATATCGTTTGGACAAAAATGATGCAAGAGTTCTACGATAAATTTCACCCAACAGTGAAAGATGTAGAGGCAAATGCAGACAGAGAAAGTGGTGAAAGAATTCTGGGAACAGATCCAAAAACGGGGAAGCCAGTTTCGGTACGTTTAGGGAAATTTGGACCAATGGCTCAAATTGGGGCTGCAGATGATGAAGAAAAGAAATTTGCCAGTTTAATGTCAGATCAAAATATTGGAAACATCACTTTAGAGGAAACTTTAAATTTATTTTTGTTGCCAAAAAATCTTGGAGAATATAAAGGAGAGGAAGTTGAGGTAAGCAATGGTCGTTTTGGACCTTATATTCGTCACGGAGCTGCTTTTGTTTCTTTGCCAAAAGGAGAAAATCCGTTGGATGTTGATTTCGCAAGAGCGCAGGAATTAATTGATGAAAAAGCATTAGCAGACGCGCCGATCGCAGTTTATAAAGGTGAAGGTGTTCAAAAAGGTGTGGGTCGTTTTGGTCCTTTTATCAAATGGGATGGTTTGTTTATTAATGTCAGTAAGAAATATAATTTTGATAATTTGTCTCAAGCTGATATTGAAGCTTTGATTGAAGATAAATTGCAAAAAAATATTGATAAGGTTTTGCATAATTGGGAAGACGAAGGAATTTTAGTTGAAAAAGCCCGTTGGGGACGTTCAGTTATTACTAAAGGTAAAATCAAAATTGAATTGAGCAAAGATGTTGATGCTACAAAATTGACATTAGCAGAAGTTCAGGAAATGATAGCCAAAAAAACACCGGCTAAGAAAGTAGCTGCCAAAAAAGCACCAACTAAAAAACCTGCCGTTAAGAAAGCTGTGGTTAAAAAGAAATAA
- the groES gene encoding co-chaperone GroES — MALNIKPLSDRVLIEPVAAETKTASGIFIPDTAKEKPQKGTVVAVGNGTKDHTMTVKIGDSVLYGKYAGTELKLEGKDYLIMREDDILAII; from the coding sequence ATGGCTTTAAACATTAAACCACTTTCAGACAGAGTTCTTATCGAACCAGTAGCAGCTGAAACTAAAACTGCGTCAGGGATTTTTATTCCAGATACAGCTAAAGAAAAACCACAAAAAGGAACTGTAGTAGCAGTTGGAAACGGAACAAAAGACCACACAATGACTGTGAAAATTGGTGATTCAGTTCTTTATGGAAAATATGCAGGAACTGAATTGAAATTGGAAGGCAAAGATTATTTAATCATGCGTGAAGATGATATTTTAGCAATCATCTAA
- the miaB gene encoding tRNA (N6-isopentenyl adenosine(37)-C2)-methylthiotransferase MiaB, producing MEKIIEESKQGESLVLENKPENTKKLFIESYGCAMNFSDSEIVASILSGNGYNTTQVLEEADLVLVNTCSIRDKAEQTIRKRLEKYNAVKRINPKMKVGVLGCMAERLKSQFLEEEKIVDLVVGPDAYKDLPNLLQEVEEGRDAINVILSKDETYGDISPVRLMSNGITALVSITRGCDNMCTFCVVPFTRGRERSREPQSIMTEIQDLWNKGFKEITLLGQNVDSYLWYGGGLKKDFENATEMQKATAVDFDQLLEMVAVGFPKMRIRFSTSNPQDMHESILHVIAKHPNICKHIHLPVQSGSNRILKEMNRLHTREEYMTLIDKIRTIIPNSSISQDMIAGFPTETEQDHQDTMSLMEYVKYNFGYMYSYSERPGTLAGRKMEDDVTEETKARRLQEIVDLQQKHAWLRSEEFIDQTVEVLVEKVSKKSTEEFSGRNSQSITVVFPKENYKIGDFVNVKITSCTSGTLKGEAIGLSEMN from the coding sequence ATGGAAAAGATTATTGAAGAAAGTAAGCAAGGCGAAAGTCTTGTTCTGGAGAATAAACCTGAGAATACAAAAAAACTATTTATAGAAAGTTATGGCTGCGCGATGAATTTTTCGGATAGTGAAATCGTAGCTTCTATTTTATCTGGAAACGGATATAATACCACGCAAGTGCTGGAGGAAGCCGATTTAGTTTTGGTTAATACTTGTTCTATACGGGACAAAGCGGAGCAAACGATTCGCAAACGTTTGGAAAAATACAATGCTGTGAAACGCATTAATCCAAAGATGAAAGTGGGTGTTTTAGGCTGTATGGCCGAGCGTTTGAAAAGCCAATTTCTGGAAGAAGAAAAAATTGTAGACCTAGTTGTAGGTCCGGATGCCTATAAAGATTTACCGAACCTTTTGCAAGAAGTGGAAGAAGGACGCGATGCGATTAACGTGATTTTGTCTAAAGATGAAACTTATGGAGATATTTCTCCGGTGCGATTGATGAGCAACGGAATTACCGCTTTAGTTTCTATTACCCGTGGTTGCGATAATATGTGTACGTTTTGTGTGGTACCATTTACTCGCGGACGCGAACGCAGCCGGGAACCACAAAGTATCATGACTGAAATTCAAGATTTGTGGAACAAAGGTTTTAAAGAAATTACGCTTTTGGGTCAAAATGTGGATAGTTATTTATGGTACGGCGGAGGTTTGAAAAAAGATTTCGAAAATGCAACCGAAATGCAAAAAGCCACAGCAGTTGATTTTGACCAATTACTGGAAATGGTAGCCGTTGGTTTTCCTAAAATGCGCATTCGATTTTCGACATCAAATCCGCAAGACATGCACGAAAGTATTTTACATGTGATTGCAAAACATCCTAATATATGTAAGCACATTCACTTGCCTGTTCAATCTGGAAGCAATAGAATCCTAAAAGAAATGAACCGTTTACATACGCGTGAAGAATACATGACTTTGATTGATAAAATCAGAACTATTATTCCGAACAGCTCCATTTCACAAGACATGATTGCTGGTTTCCCAACAGAGACCGAACAAGATCATCAAGACACAATGAGCCTTATGGAATATGTGAAGTATAATTTTGGTTATATGTATTCGTATTCGGAGCGCCCGGGAACATTGGCTGGCAGAAAAATGGAAGATGATGTAACGGAAGAAACAAAAGCAAGAAGATTACAGGAAATTGTCGATTTACAACAAAAACACGCTTGGTTACGCTCTGAGGAATTCATTGATCAAACTGTAGAAGTTTTAGTAGAAAAAGTTTCCAAAAAATCGACAGAAGAGTTTTCAGGAAGAAATTCCCAAAGTATTACTGTTGTTTTTCCAAAAGAAAATTATAAAATTGGAGATTTTGTAAATGTAAAAATTACTTCTTGTACCAGTGGAACTTTGAAAGGAGAAGCGATTGGGTTGAGTGAGATGAATTAA
- a CDS encoding formimidoylglutamase, producing the protein MEFDFLEPLGDEILSYIDGLTSQQLGSKIVLHTNEQFPDLNKIKIAVIGVLENRGDKKAVSDVDLIPLRKELYGLFPGNWDTSIADLGDILAGNSVADTYFALKKVVASLIKKRITPIVIGGSQDLTYALYRAYDDLEQMVNLVSIDNKFDFGKDEEEVSTTSYLTKIIVDEPNNLFNYCNIGYQTYFNSQEEIDLIEKLFFDGYRLGEISNNIALAEPVFRDADLVSIDLNSIKSSDSGNFISFAPNGFNGKEICSLSRYAGISDKVSSFGIFNHNNSIQESVIIAQIIWYFIEGFHYRSNEYPFGSKDNYLKYIVPLEEEELVFYKSDKTGRWWIEIPFISNGNNKLKRNTLLPCSYDEYLLACNQELPERWWKAQRKNTI; encoded by the coding sequence ATGGAGTTTGATTTTCTTGAACCACTAGGTGATGAAATCCTTAGTTACATAGACGGATTAACTTCTCAGCAATTAGGAAGTAAAATAGTTTTGCATACTAATGAACAATTTCCGGATTTAAACAAGATTAAAATTGCTGTAATAGGCGTTTTGGAAAATCGAGGAGATAAAAAGGCAGTTTCTGATGTTGATTTAATACCGCTTAGAAAAGAATTGTATGGATTATTTCCTGGAAACTGGGACACTTCAATTGCAGATTTGGGTGATATACTGGCAGGGAATTCAGTAGCAGATACTTATTTTGCACTAAAGAAAGTGGTTGCAAGTCTAATCAAGAAAAGGATTACTCCTATAGTTATTGGAGGTTCTCAAGATTTGACTTATGCGCTTTACAGAGCTTATGACGATTTAGAACAAATGGTTAATTTAGTTTCCATTGATAATAAATTTGATTTTGGTAAGGATGAAGAAGAAGTTTCTACTACGTCCTATTTGACAAAAATAATTGTAGATGAACCCAATAATCTTTTTAACTATTGTAATATTGGATATCAGACTTATTTCAATTCACAGGAAGAAATAGATTTGATCGAAAAATTATTTTTCGATGGATATAGATTGGGTGAGATTTCGAATAATATTGCTCTTGCAGAACCTGTTTTTAGAGATGCGGATTTAGTAAGTATCGATTTGAATTCAATTAAGTCATCTGATTCAGGAAATTTTATTTCATTTGCACCGAATGGTTTTAATGGTAAAGAAATATGTTCTTTGTCAAGATATGCAGGGATAAGTGATAAAGTATCTTCTTTTGGAATATTTAATCATAATAATTCGATACAGGAATCGGTCATTATTGCACAGATAATCTGGTATTTTATAGAAGGGTTTCATTATCGGTCAAATGAATATCCTTTTGGTAGTAAGGATAATTATTTGAAATATATTGTTCCACTAGAAGAAGAGGAACTTGTTTTTTACAAAAGTGATAAAACAGGTCGTTGGTGGATAGAAATACCATTTATTTCAAACGGTAATAATAAATTAAAGAGAAATACGTTATTACCATGTTCATATGATGAATATTTATTGGCGTGCAATCAAGAATTGCCTGAAAGATGGTGGAAAGCACAAAGAAAAAATACCATTTAG